In the genome of Desulfovibrio desulfuricans, one region contains:
- the urtD gene encoding urea ABC transporter ATP-binding protein UrtD, which translates to MKTQQDILHGRSLEDVAEAARAYEESHSPFDKRPMKMRARPPRNMMSKPDIALYLEKISVSFDGFKALNDLTFYVDKGELRCVIGPNGAGKTTMMDVITGKTRPDTGSAWFGRTCNLLQMDEVAIAQAGIGRKFQKPSVFEALSVLQNLELALAGDKRVWPTFRARLSGGDKTFIEEVLQRIRLTELARMQAGKLSHGQKQWLEIGMLLMQKPQLLLLDEPVAGMTPEEMDRTIELLHDLEGEQSIMVVEHDMEFVRAIAHKVTVLHQGSVLAEGTMDEMQNHPAVVEAYLGEPLDAA; encoded by the coding sequence ATGAAGACCCAGCAGGATATTTTGCATGGCCGCAGCCTTGAGGACGTAGCCGAAGCCGCGCGCGCCTATGAAGAATCGCACTCCCCCTTTGACAAGCGCCCCATGAAGATGCGCGCACGCCCACCGCGCAACATGATGTCCAAGCCCGACATCGCGCTGTACCTCGAAAAAATCAGCGTGAGCTTTGACGGCTTCAAGGCGCTCAACGACCTGACATTCTATGTGGACAAGGGCGAACTGCGCTGCGTCATCGGCCCCAACGGGGCGGGCAAAACCACCATGATGGACGTCATCACCGGCAAAACCCGGCCCGATACCGGCTCTGCCTGGTTTGGCCGCACCTGCAACCTGCTGCAGATGGACGAGGTGGCCATTGCCCAGGCGGGCATAGGACGCAAATTTCAAAAGCCCTCGGTCTTCGAGGCGCTCAGCGTGCTGCAAAACCTTGAGCTGGCGCTGGCTGGCGACAAGCGGGTATGGCCCACCTTCCGCGCCAGGCTTTCTGGCGGCGACAAGACATTTATCGAAGAAGTGCTGCAACGCATCCGTCTTACGGAGCTGGCCCGCATGCAGGCGGGCAAACTCTCGCACGGGCAAAAGCAGTGGCTCGAAATCGGCATGCTGCTCATGCAGAAGCCCCAGTTGCTGCTGCTGGACGAGCCCGTCGCGGGCATGACCCCGGAGGAAATGGACCGCACCATCGAGCTGCTGCACGACCTTGAGGGCGAGCAGAGCATCATGGTAGTGGAGCACGACATGGAATTTGTGCGGGCCATTGCCCACAAGGTCACCGTGCTGCATCAGGGCAGCGTGCTGGCCGAGGGAACCATGGACGAAATGCAAAACCATCCCGCCGTGGTCGAGGCCTATCTGGGCGAACCCCTGGACGCGGCCTAG
- the urtE gene encoding urea ABC transporter ATP-binding subunit UrtE, whose amino-acid sequence MLQITGLNQFYGESHILRDVNLEVKAGSCACLMGRNGVGKTTLLQCIMGVLPSRSGHIFLEKTDLLPLPVEQRAALGVGYVPQGRQIFPLLTVRENMELSLPMRKDKAGAIPSFIFDFFPVLGEMMHRRGGDLSGGQQQQLAIARALALEPRLLILDEPTEGIQPNIVRDIATTIRRLNEEMGLTVLLVEQKVPFARRMADTYMIMDRGHIVSQGDMHGLDDATVKAFLSV is encoded by the coding sequence ATGCTGCAAATTACAGGTCTCAACCAGTTTTACGGCGAAAGCCATATCCTGCGCGACGTCAACCTTGAGGTAAAGGCCGGTTCGTGCGCCTGCCTCATGGGGCGCAACGGCGTGGGCAAAACCACGCTTTTGCAATGCATCATGGGCGTGCTGCCGTCGCGCTCGGGGCATATCTTTTTGGAAAAAACAGATTTGCTTCCGCTGCCTGTGGAGCAACGCGCGGCCCTGGGCGTGGGTTACGTCCCGCAGGGCCGCCAAATATTCCCCCTGCTGACCGTGCGTGAAAACATGGAGCTGTCGCTGCCCATGCGCAAGGACAAGGCCGGGGCAATCCCCTCATTCATCTTTGACTTTTTTCCCGTGCTGGGCGAAATGATGCATCGGAGGGGCGGGGATCTTTCGGGCGGGCAGCAGCAACAGCTGGCCATCGCCCGCGCCCTTGCGCTTGAGCCGCGTCTGCTCATCCTGGATGAACCCACCGAGGGCATCCAGCCCAACATTGTGCGCGATATCGCCACAACTATCCGCAGGCTCAACGAAGAAATGGGCCTCACCGTGCTGCTGGTGGAGCAAAAGGTTCCCTTTGCCCGCCGCATGGCCGATACCTATATGATCATGGATCGCGGGCATATCGTTTCGCAGGGCGACATGCACGGCCTGGACGACGCCACGGTCAAGGCTTTTTTGAGCGTCTAG
- a CDS encoding urease accessory protein UreD, whose product MSNAPVHNAAQALHGHCFTPDRRWSARMELAFAVRQGRTTLTKMRFNGPLRVQRPFYPEAAPASAPGRGAPSQPCHCCLLHPPGGLVSGDDLCLDVRLEQGTHALLTAPSASKFYAADSCNVAQRQTNNLRVEGGVLEWLPRETIIYDGARAEMRTTVDLDAASACIGWEMICLGRPAAGETFAGGSVRQSLNLSRQGAPLLHELLRLDGGDALQNGACGLGAQPVSATLFAVGRGADADGSTEQAGRDLEALDACCATLQDMLSPNRDFDDAPEGQPPAASAVSAQAAVALPAHMGQRAGATVRGGVLVVRYLGPDMEEARSLLLTAWGLLRPALVGCPPHMPRIWYGAF is encoded by the coding sequence ATGTCCAACGCCCCCGTCCACAACGCCGCTCAGGCTCTCCACGGCCACTGCTTTACGCCTGACCGGCGCTGGAGCGCGCGCATGGAGCTCGCCTTTGCGGTGCGGCAGGGGCGCACCACGCTTACAAAAATGCGGTTCAACGGGCCGCTGCGCGTGCAGCGGCCCTTCTACCCAGAGGCCGCGCCCGCCAGCGCGCCGGGCAGGGGCGCACCATCCCAGCCCTGCCACTGTTGCCTGCTGCACCCGCCGGGTGGACTTGTGAGCGGCGACGACCTGTGCCTTGACGTGCGGCTGGAGCAAGGAACGCATGCCCTGCTTACCGCTCCCTCGGCCTCCAAATTTTACGCAGCCGATTCGTGCAACGTGGCCCAACGCCAGACCAATAACCTGCGGGTTGAGGGCGGCGTGCTTGAATGGCTGCCGCGCGAAACCATCATCTACGACGGCGCGCGGGCCGAAATGCGCACCACAGTTGACCTGGATGCCGCCAGCGCCTGCATCGGATGGGAAATGATCTGCCTGGGCCGCCCTGCAGCGGGTGAAACCTTTGCCGGGGGCAGCGTACGCCAGAGCCTCAACCTGAGCCGTCAGGGCGCGCCCCTGCTGCACGAGCTGCTGCGGCTTGATGGCGGCGACGCCCTGCAGAACGGGGCTTGCGGGCTGGGGGCGCAGCCGGTATCGGCCACGCTGTTTGCCGTCGGGCGCGGGGCGGATGCCGACGGCTCCACAGAGCAGGCCGGGCGCGATCTTGAGGCGCTCGACGCCTGCTGCGCAACCCTGCAAGACATGCTTTCGCCCAACCGTGATTTTGACGATGCGCCTGAGGGACAACCCCCCGCCGCAAGTGCCGTTTCTGCCCAGGCGGCAGTTGCCCTGCCCGCCCACATGGGGCAGCGCGCCGGGGCTACCGTGCGCGGCGGCGTGCTTGTGGTGCGCTATCTCGGGCCGGATATGGAAGAAGCCCGCAGCCTGCTGCTCACAGCCTGGGGCCTGCTGCGCCCTGCCCTTGTTGGCTGCCCGCCGCACATGCCGCGCATCTGGTACGGGGCTTTTTAA
- the ureA gene encoding urease subunit gamma encodes MELLPREKDKLLLFTAGLLAERRKARGLKLNYPEAVAYISLAVLEGARDGQTVAELMGSCRNLLTREDVMDGVPEMVHEVQVEATFPDGTKLVTVHDPIL; translated from the coding sequence ATGGAACTTTTGCCCAGAGAAAAAGACAAACTGCTGCTTTTTACCGCCGGCCTGCTGGCCGAGCGGCGCAAGGCGCGCGGCCTCAAGCTCAATTATCCCGAGGCCGTGGCCTACATCAGTCTGGCGGTTCTGGAAGGCGCACGCGACGGGCAGACCGTGGCCGAGCTCATGGGGTCGTGCCGCAACCTGCTCACGCGCGAGGACGTCATGGATGGCGTGCCCGAGATGGTTCATGAGGTACAGGTTGAGGCGACATTTCCCGACGGCACAAAGCTTGTGACCGTTCACGACCCCATCCTGTAG
- a CDS encoding urease subunit beta: MIPGEYHIAEGDIALNALSEGQEVVLEVSNTGDRPIQVGSHYHFYEVNPALTFARESARGMRLDIPAGTAVRFEPGQKREVRLVPYVGSRRVFGFRGQIMGPLDASAPREEKA; this comes from the coding sequence ATGATTCCCGGTGAATATCACATCGCGGAGGGCGACATAGCCCTCAACGCGCTTTCTGAAGGGCAAGAAGTGGTGCTGGAAGTTTCCAACACGGGCGACAGGCCCATCCAGGTGGGCTCGCACTACCATTTTTATGAAGTAAATCCCGCCCTGACCTTTGCCCGCGAATCCGCACGCGGCATGCGCCTGGACATACCAGCCGGAACCGCCGTGCGCTTTGAGCCGGGGCAAAAACGCGAAGTGCGCCTTGTGCCCTACGTGGGCTCGCGCCGCGTGTTCGGCTTTCGCGGTCAGATCATGGGCCCGCTGGACGCCAGCGCCCCAAGGGAGGAAAAAGCATGA
- the ureC gene encoding urease subunit alpha, with protein sequence MIRIPRSQYAELYGPTTGDRIRLADTELWIEIERDHTVYGDEVCFGGGKVIRDGMGQSQISNADGAMDTVITNAVIMDAALGIIKADLGIRDGRIAAIGKAGNPDVQPDVDVIIGPGTEIIAGEGSLLTAGGMDSHIHFICPQQVEEALASGITTMLGGGTGPATGTNATTCTPGPWHLERMLAATDSLPMNFGFLGKGNAAMPDALREQLEAGACGLKLHEDWGTTPAAIDTCLSVADEYDVQVAIHTDTLNEGGFVEDTLAAFRGRTIHTYHTEGAGGGHAPDILRACSLPNVLPSSTNPTRPYTVNTVDEHLDMLMVCHHLNPSLPEDAAFADSRIRRETIAAEDILQDMGVISMISSDSQAMGRVGEVIIRAWQTAHKMKVQRGPLPEDRGHGNDNFRVRRYLAKYTCNPAVTHGLSHAIGAVAPGLLADLVLWKPAFFGVKPSLVIKGGQIAAAPMGDANASIPTPQPMHYRPMFGALGQAAAAASLSFVSRAFMENGGEGRLRELGLLRGLSSCRGTRTLCKSDLLLNSATPAISVNPQTYEVRADGEILTCAPAEVLPLAQRYFLF encoded by the coding sequence ATGATCCGCATTCCCAGAAGCCAGTATGCCGAGCTTTACGGCCCCACCACGGGCGACCGCATCCGCCTTGCCGATACGGAGCTGTGGATTGAGATCGAACGCGACCACACCGTCTACGGCGACGAGGTCTGCTTTGGCGGCGGCAAGGTCATCCGCGACGGCATGGGCCAGAGCCAGATCAGCAACGCCGACGGCGCCATGGATACGGTCATCACCAATGCCGTCATCATGGATGCGGCGCTCGGCATCATCAAGGCCGACCTTGGCATCCGCGACGGGCGCATTGCCGCCATCGGCAAGGCCGGCAACCCCGACGTGCAGCCCGATGTGGACGTGATCATCGGCCCCGGCACAGAAATTATCGCGGGCGAGGGCAGCCTGCTTACTGCTGGCGGCATGGATTCGCACATCCATTTTATCTGCCCGCAGCAGGTGGAGGAGGCCCTTGCCAGCGGCATCACCACCATGCTTGGCGGCGGCACCGGCCCGGCCACGGGTACCAACGCCACCACCTGCACCCCTGGCCCCTGGCATCTGGAGCGCATGCTGGCGGCAACCGACTCTCTGCCCATGAATTTTGGCTTTTTGGGCAAGGGCAACGCCGCTATGCCCGACGCCCTGCGCGAACAGCTCGAGGCCGGGGCCTGCGGTCTTAAACTGCACGAAGACTGGGGCACCACTCCGGCCGCCATTGATACCTGCCTCAGCGTTGCGGACGAATACGACGTGCAGGTGGCCATCCATACCGACACGCTCAACGAGGGCGGCTTTGTGGAAGACACTCTGGCCGCCTTCCGGGGCCGCACCATCCACACCTACCACACCGAAGGCGCTGGCGGCGGCCATGCCCCCGATATTCTGCGGGCCTGCTCCCTGCCCAACGTACTGCCCTCGTCGACCAACCCCACCCGGCCCTACACGGTCAACACCGTGGACGAGCATCTGGACATGCTCATGGTCTGCCACCACCTCAACCCCTCCCTGCCCGAGGACGCGGCCTTTGCCGACTCGCGCATCCGGCGCGAAACCATCGCAGCAGAGGATATTTTGCAGGACATGGGCGTTATTTCCATGATTTCGTCCGACTCGCAGGCCATGGGCCGCGTGGGCGAGGTCATTATCCGCGCATGGCAGACCGCCCACAAAATGAAGGTGCAGCGCGGCCCCCTGCCCGAAGACCGGGGACACGGCAACGACAACTTCCGCGTGCGGCGCTACCTGGCCAAGTACACCTGCAACCCTGCGGTCACGCACGGTCTTTCTCACGCCATCGGCGCTGTGGCTCCCGGCCTTTTGGCCGACCTTGTACTGTGGAAGCCCGCCTTTTTTGGCGTCAAGCCTTCGCTGGTCATCAAGGGCGGACAGATTGCCGCCGCCCCCATGGGCGACGCCAACGCCTCCATCCCCACGCCCCAGCCCATGCACTACCGGCCCATGTTCGGCGCGCTGGGTCAGGCGGCTGCGGCGGCCAGCCTGAGCTTTGTTTCCCGCGCCTTCATGGAAAACGGCGGCGAGGGACGCCTGCGCGAGCTGGGCCTGCTGCGGGGGCTCTCGTCCTGCCGGGGCACGCGCACCCTGTGCAAGAGCGACCTGCTGCTCAACAGCGCAACTCCGGCTATTTCCGTAAATCCGCAAACGTACGAGGTCCGCGCCGACGGCGAAATTCTTACCTGCGCCCCGGCGGAGGTGCTGCCGCTGGCGCAGCGGTACTTTCTCTTTTAG
- the ureE gene encoding urease accessory protein UreE, with protein MLEFTENMGQRTNLEPAATLTLTWEQRGKCRQRLRLDNGEEAGLFLTRGQVLHDGDILRAGDVLAVVRNCAEPVITGIAPNWETLARACYHLGNRHAALQLGHKWLRFMPDHVLEELAENLGLRLRRETLPFEPEGGAYGGHGHSHG; from the coding sequence ATGCTGGAATTTACCGAAAACATGGGACAGCGCACCAATCTGGAGCCTGCGGCCACCCTCACCCTCACATGGGAGCAGCGCGGCAAATGCCGCCAGCGGTTGCGTCTGGATAACGGCGAAGAGGCCGGGCTGTTTCTCACACGCGGGCAGGTTCTGCACGACGGCGATATTCTGCGGGCTGGCGACGTGCTGGCCGTGGTGCGCAACTGCGCGGAACCCGTGATAACGGGCATTGCCCCCAACTGGGAGACCCTGGCCCGCGCCTGCTACCATCTTGGCAACCGGCATGCCGCCCTGCAGCTGGGGCATAAGTGGCTGCGCTTCATGCCTGACCATGTGCTTGAAGAACTGGCGGAGAACCTTGGCCTGCGACTGCGCCGCGAAACCCTGCCCTTTGAGCCTGAAGGCGGAGCCTATGGCGGGCACGGCCACAGCCATGGCTGA
- a CDS encoding urease accessory protein UreF — protein MAGTATAMAEQQEPSAAAPAACPAQMQADRASFVEAAATLQPGGRACSAASWHGPDFGLTALLYLAGQSLPVGGFAWSQGLAAAVERGHAGTAEGVRCWLWGVLRLGLARNDLPLLLRMHAAASSADAEALTRWNALMLAGRESRELWQEELQMGRALRRVLHDQNMLLAWPLPQDAGYTACFAVAAVMLDQHARSMQPFCDPAAQLRAGADAACAYVWSWLQNQVAVACKTVPLGQTAAQKLLLEFMPAVPQIVAQAAALPDDEVGSSLPGLALCSAGHERQYTRLFRS, from the coding sequence ATGGCGGGCACGGCCACAGCCATGGCTGAACAGCAAGAGCCTTCAGCAGCGGCCCCGGCAGCGTGTCCCGCGCAGATGCAAGCGGACAGGGCCTCTTTTGTCGAGGCAGCCGCAACCTTGCAGCCCGGGGGCCGCGCCTGCAGCGCCGCCTCATGGCACGGGCCTGACTTTGGCCTGACGGCCCTGCTCTATCTTGCTGGGCAATCACTGCCGGTGGGCGGGTTTGCCTGGTCGCAGGGGCTGGCGGCCGCTGTGGAACGCGGACACGCGGGCACAGCCGAAGGCGTGCGGTGCTGGCTGTGGGGCGTGCTGCGGCTGGGGCTTGCCCGCAATGATCTGCCTCTCCTGCTGCGCATGCACGCCGCGGCTAGCAGCGCCGATGCCGAGGCGCTGACCCGCTGGAACGCCCTTATGCTGGCCGGGCGCGAGAGCCGCGAGCTGTGGCAGGAAGAACTGCAGATGGGCCGCGCCCTGCGCCGCGTTTTGCATGATCAGAACATGCTGCTCGCCTGGCCGCTGCCGCAGGACGCGGGCTACACGGCCTGCTTTGCGGTTGCCGCCGTCATGCTTGACCAGCACGCCCGCAGCATGCAGCCCTTTTGCGACCCTGCCGCCCAACTGCGCGCCGGGGCGGATGCGGCCTGCGCCTATGTGTGGAGCTGGCTGCAAAACCAGGTGGCCGTGGCCTGCAAAACCGTGCCGTTGGGGCAGACTGCGGCGCAAAAACTGCTGCTTGAATTTATGCCCGCAGTGCCGCAGATTGTGGCGCAGGCGGCGGCCCTGCCCGATGACGAAGTGGGCTCAAGCCTGCCGGGCCTGGCCCTGTGCAGCGCAGGGCACGAACGGCAATATACCCGACTTTTCAGGAGTTGA
- the ureG gene encoding urease accessory protein UreG produces the protein MTNRPCLRVGVGGPVGSGKTALLRHLCMRLRKHYNMAVVTNDIYTREDAEFLLRHNALEADRIIGVETGGCPHTAIREDASMNIQAIEELQARHPGLELVLVESGGDNLSATFSPELADLTIYVIDVSGGDKIPRKGGPGITKSDLLIINKVDLAPMVHASLDVMERDTRRMRGERPYVLTEMLSGAGIEAVIAFIIREGMLRQPEKTV, from the coding sequence ATGACCAACAGACCCTGCCTGCGAGTGGGCGTCGGCGGCCCTGTGGGCTCCGGCAAAACGGCCCTCTTGCGCCACCTGTGCATGCGCCTGCGCAAGCACTACAACATGGCCGTCGTCACCAACGACATTTACACCCGCGAAGATGCGGAATTTTTGCTGCGGCACAACGCCCTTGAGGCCGACCGCATCATCGGCGTGGAGACGGGCGGCTGCCCGCACACCGCCATACGCGAAGACGCCTCCATGAACATACAGGCCATCGAGGAACTTCAGGCCCGCCATCCCGGCCTTGAGCTGGTGCTGGTGGAGAGCGGCGGCGACAACCTTTCCGCTACTTTCAGCCCGGAGCTGGCCGACCTGACCATCTACGTCATCGACGTGAGCGGCGGCGACAAGATTCCGCGCAAGGGCGGCCCCGGCATCACCAAGTCTGATCTGCTCATCATCAACAAGGTTGACCTTGCGCCCATGGTGCACGCCTCGCTGGACGTGATGGAGCGCGATACCCGCCGCATGCGCGGCGAACGGCCCTATGTGCTCACCGAAATGCTTTCGGGCGCTGGCATCGAGGCCGTCATTGCCTTTATCATCCGCGAGGGCATGCTGCGCCAGCCGGAAAAGACCGTGTAG
- the prfA gene encoding peptide chain release factor 1 — protein sequence MFAKLEGLEKKFMELEHALAEPDVFNDQEHYRKLTKAHADLREIVEMFRRHRALMQEQAENKLLLRDEDPEMRELAQEDLRRIEAELPEVEQELKLLLLPKDPLDEKNTILEIRAGTGGEEAALFAADLFRMYTRYAEIKGWKVEMLSESASESGGLKEVICLISGNRVYSHLKFEAGTHRVQRVPATEAQGRIHTSAATVAVMPEAEEVDVEIRPDDLRIDIYRASGAGGQHVNKTESAVRITHLPTNTVVTCQDERSQHKNKARAMKVLVSRILAAERERHDSVISADRKSQVGSGDRSERIRTYNFPQGRCTDHRINLTLYSLDRIMEGEIESLVVALSTAAQADALKAQATD from the coding sequence ATGTTCGCCAAATTGGAAGGTCTGGAAAAAAAGTTCATGGAGCTGGAGCACGCTCTGGCCGAGCCGGATGTGTTCAACGATCAGGAACACTACCGCAAGCTCACCAAGGCCCATGCCGATCTGCGTGAAATAGTGGAAATGTTTCGCCGCCACCGGGCATTGATGCAGGAGCAGGCTGAAAACAAGCTGCTGCTGCGCGACGAAGACCCCGAAATGCGCGAACTGGCGCAGGAAGATCTGCGCCGTATCGAAGCCGAACTGCCGGAGGTTGAGCAGGAGCTCAAGCTCCTGCTGCTGCCCAAGGACCCGCTGGACGAAAAAAACACCATCCTTGAAATTCGCGCTGGCACAGGCGGCGAAGAAGCGGCCCTGTTTGCCGCCGACCTTTTCCGCATGTATACGCGCTATGCTGAAATTAAGGGCTGGAAGGTGGAAATGTTGAGCGAGTCGGCCTCCGAATCGGGCGGCCTCAAGGAAGTCATCTGCCTTATCAGCGGCAACAGGGTGTACAGCCACCTCAAGTTTGAGGCAGGCACTCACCGCGTGCAGCGTGTGCCCGCCACCGAGGCGCAGGGCCGCATCCACACCTCCGCCGCCACCGTGGCCGTTATGCCCGAGGCGGAAGAAGTGGACGTGGAGATACGCCCTGATGACCTGCGCATCGATATTTACCGCGCTTCCGGCGCTGGCGGCCAGCACGTCAACAAGACGGAATCGGCCGTGCGCATCACGCACCTGCCCACCAACACCGTGGTGACCTGTCAGGACGAACGCTCGCAGCACAAAAACAAGGCCCGCGCCATGAAGGTGCTGGTCTCGCGCATCCTGGCCGCAGAGCGTGAACGGCACGATTCCGTAATATCAGCTGACCGCAAGTCGCAGGTGGGTTCGGGCGACCGCTCCGAGCGTATCCGCACCTACAATTTTCCACAGGGGCGCTGCACGGATCACCGCATCAACCTGACCCTGTATTCTCTGGACCGCATCATGGAAGGCGAAATCGAGTCTCTGGTGGTGGCGCTGAGCACCGCCGCCCAGGCGGATGCCCTCAAAGCCCAGGCCACAGACTAG
- a CDS encoding DUF1385 domain-containing protein, with product MEGVMMRHGDVYGLAVRQADGGIRAMRCPWFSLTSNPLLKKPFLRGFPVLLETLVNGIKALNRSVEAAAQSEQEEISGWHLVLTLVMALLMAVGLFVVVPHLLSLGMMWLRVGGDVEGLSFHLWDGFFKCCIFMGYIKAISYVPDIRRVFQYHGAEHKTIHAYEAGGDVDAANAMGKSRLHPRCGTTFLLFVISISILLHAVLVPLMLHFYTPQGEVAKHALTIAVKLLLMVPISALAYELIRYAARLREGFWATILRAPGLALQRLTTYEPDESQLEVAVVALREALGPDDGARVHTVAYTAQ from the coding sequence ATGGAAGGCGTGATGATGCGCCACGGGGACGTCTACGGGCTGGCGGTGCGCCAGGCCGACGGCGGCATTCGCGCCATGCGTTGCCCGTGGTTTTCGCTCACGAGCAACCCGCTGCTCAAAAAACCTTTTTTGCGCGGGTTTCCTGTGCTGCTCGAAACCCTCGTCAACGGCATCAAGGCGCTCAACCGCTCGGTTGAGGCGGCGGCCCAGAGCGAGCAGGAGGAAATCTCCGGCTGGCATCTGGTGCTGACGCTGGTCATGGCCCTGCTGATGGCGGTGGGACTTTTTGTCGTCGTGCCGCATCTGCTTTCGCTGGGCATGATGTGGCTGCGAGTGGGCGGAGATGTGGAAGGGCTTTCGTTCCATCTCTGGGACGGCTTTTTCAAGTGCTGCATCTTCATGGGGTATATCAAGGCTATCTCGTATGTGCCTGATATCCGCCGTGTTTTTCAGTACCATGGGGCAGAGCACAAAACCATCCATGCCTACGAGGCCGGTGGCGATGTGGATGCCGCAAATGCCATGGGCAAAAGCCGCCTGCACCCGCGTTGCGGAACCACGTTTTTGCTGTTTGTGATCAGCATTTCCATATTGCTGCACGCGGTGCTGGTTCCCCTGATGCTGCACTTCTACACGCCGCAGGGCGAGGTGGCCAAGCACGCCCTGACCATTGCGGTCAAGCTGCTGCTGATGGTGCCCATCAGTGCGCTGGCCTACGAGCTTATCCGCTATGCGGCCAGGCTGCGCGAGGGTTTTTGGGCGACCATTTTGCGTGCGCCCGGGCTTGCCCTGCAACGGCTGACCACCTACGAGCCTGACGAAAGCCAGCTTGAGGTGGCGGTAGTGGCCCTGCGCGAGGCCCTTGGTCCCGACGACGGCGCAAGGGTGCACACCGTAGCCTACACCGCGCAATAG
- the rpmE gene encoding 50S ribosomal protein L31: protein MKNDIHPKVFNATITCACGNEEHVLSTKGEQVNVEVCSACHPFFTGKQRFLDTAGRIDRFRKKYAKFDQK from the coding sequence ATGAAAAACGATATCCATCCCAAAGTGTTCAACGCCACCATTACCTGCGCTTGCGGCAATGAAGAGCACGTGCTCTCCACCAAGGGCGAACAGGTCAACGTGGAAGTTTGCTCCGCTTGCCATCCTTTCTTCACCGGCAAGCAGCGTTTTCTTGATACCGCTGGTCGTATCGACCGCTTCCGCAAGAAGTACGCTAAGTTTGACCAGAAGTAA
- a CDS encoding TlyA family RNA methyltransferase, with protein sequence MPKSPRQRADQLVFEQGLAESREQARRLIMAGKIILEQTVPGAPPQVVPKPGHPFAADTVFALLEPERYVSRGAYKLLTILEHFRLDVSGFVCLDAGASTGGFTDCLLQRGAARVYAVDVGKNQLHERLRADGRVINLEGVNLRHADQSLIPEMVDLVVADVSFISLTLVLPSCMPWLKPGGMLATLIKPQFELGPGETVKGVVRDEAARQRAVDKILLFTQANLGLACQGVLPAAIKGPKGNQEYMALFARQG encoded by the coding sequence ATGCCAAAATCACCCAGACAACGCGCCGACCAGCTCGTCTTTGAGCAGGGTCTTGCCGAAAGCCGCGAGCAGGCCCGCCGCCTTATCATGGCGGGCAAAATCATTCTTGAGCAAACCGTGCCCGGCGCGCCGCCGCAGGTTGTTCCCAAGCCTGGGCATCCTTTTGCCGCCGACACGGTCTTTGCCCTGCTGGAGCCGGAGCGCTACGTGAGCCGGGGAGCCTACAAGCTTTTGACCATCCTTGAACACTTCAGGCTGGATGTGTCCGGCTTTGTGTGCCTCGACGCCGGGGCCTCCACCGGGGGCTTTACCGACTGCCTGCTGCAAAGGGGCGCTGCACGGGTCTACGCTGTGGACGTGGGCAAAAACCAGCTGCACGAACGCCTGCGCGCCGACGGGCGGGTGATCAACCTTGAGGGCGTCAACCTGCGCCACGCGGACCAAAGCCTCATACCCGAGATGGTCGATCTGGTGGTTGCGGATGTTTCCTTTATTTCGCTCACCCTGGTGCTGCCCTCGTGCATGCCCTGGCTCAAGCCCGGCGGCATGCTGGCCACGCTCATCAAACCGCAGTTCGAGCTTGGGCCCGGCGAGACCGTCAAGGGCGTTGTGCGCGACGAGGCCGCCCGGCAGCGCGCGGTGGACAAGATACTGCTGTTTACCCAGGCCAATCTGGGCCTTGCCTGTCAGGGGGTGCTGCCCGCAGCCATCAAGGGCCCCAAGGGCAATCAGGAATACATGGCCCTGTTTGCGCGGCAGGGCTAG